One part of the Oceanihabitans sp. IOP_32 genome encodes these proteins:
- a CDS encoding dienelactone hydrolase family protein, giving the protein MNYKAVNIPIKNVSLKGRLRIAEKQKGLVIFSHGSGSSHLSSRNNYVADFLLKEGFSSLLFDLLTETEDSVYKNRFNIHLLAERLVAATQWLYKQKEMQNVPIGFFGASTGAASALMATPALNTKIKAIVSRGGRPDLAALVLDEINIPTLLIVGGNDGVVIDLNKKAYDELSGIKKIEIVEGASHLFSEPGKLEIVAKLTCDWFNNYLK; this is encoded by the coding sequence ATGAATTACAAAGCAGTTAATATTCCTATAAAAAACGTAAGCTTAAAGGGACGATTACGTATCGCCGAAAAACAAAAAGGTCTAGTTATTTTCTCTCACGGCAGTGGCAGCAGTCACCTGAGTAGTAGAAATAACTATGTTGCAGATTTTCTTTTAAAAGAAGGATTCTCATCTTTATTATTCGATTTATTAACAGAAACTGAAGACAGCGTGTATAAAAACAGGTTTAACATCCATTTACTTGCTGAAAGATTAGTTGCAGCTACCCAATGGCTTTATAAACAAAAAGAAATGCAAAATGTGCCTATTGGTTTTTTTGGTGCAAGTACTGGTGCTGCCTCTGCATTAATGGCAACACCTGCTTTAAACACTAAAATAAAAGCTATTGTTTCTCGAGGTGGCAGACCAGATTTGGCAGCACTGGTTTTAGATGAAATAAACATTCCAACACTTTTAATTGTTGGCGGTAATGATGGCGTTGTTATTGATTTAAACAAAAAAGCATACGACGAACTTTCTGGTATTAAAAAAATTGAAATTGTCGAAGGTGCTTCTCACTTATTTTCCGAACCAGGAAAGTTAGAAATAGTAGCAAAATTAACCTGCGATTGGTTTAATAACTATTTAAAATAA
- a CDS encoding erythromycin esterase family protein produces the protein MKDISIAEQLMDKGIRNTLLIKAFQDIPKAFILSENLHPYFYENISIEKAIKKTEPRVIVIAKMLEQLQVKKEERILIIGVDSVYILAALSKIYKEVYAIETNETYSKWALEVLKNSEITNVHIKTGKLENGWDAEAPFNAILSALEFEEIPDTLKQQLKIGAKLLSPVGPDWAHVMLETIERISENEYETKALRDNYFIPKPKVIPEVGTEIYPENEIIDEIGMSSIPFKTIKTFPIEGLLERIGDAKVVLLGEASHGTSEFYAMRQEITKALIEKKGFNLVCAEADWSDAEQINNYVRGQHTAQDWMPFSRFPEWMWKNKDVLNFVEWQKKYNTKHHNSVGFYGLDLYGLENSIDLVIKYLQDIDPDLATLAKLRYSSMMPYMSNPTLYGKLVTSNKLQSCEKEVLKMLFDLLKNKSKLNHSQAYFNAYQNATVVVNAERYYKAMYYGSAESWNLRDFHMFSTLKSLLSYHGKDSKAVVWAHNSHIGNALATEMYARGEINIGHLCKEHFGSKSYNIGFGTHTGTVAAAKNWDETMQVMPVNNSLPESYEYLCHKTNVPNFTLPLRAEHSEKNLRVFLSTPRLQRAIGVVYRPETELNSHYFRTALPSQFDEYIWFNKTKAITPLITKTEKTKLGSPHPFGLIDR, from the coding sequence ATGAAAGATATTAGCATAGCTGAGCAACTAATGGATAAAGGCATAAGAAACACATTACTTATAAAAGCCTTCCAAGATATTCCAAAAGCCTTTATTTTATCTGAAAATCTGCACCCTTATTTTTATGAAAACATTAGTATTGAAAAAGCCATAAAAAAAACAGAGCCTAGAGTTATTGTTATAGCCAAAATGTTAGAGCAATTGCAAGTTAAAAAAGAAGAGCGTATTCTAATTATAGGTGTAGATTCTGTTTATATTTTGGCTGCACTTTCTAAAATATATAAAGAGGTTTATGCCATTGAAACTAACGAAACATATTCAAAATGGGCCTTAGAAGTTTTAAAAAATTCAGAAATTACCAATGTACATATAAAAACAGGGAAACTTGAAAATGGATGGGACGCAGAAGCCCCATTTAATGCTATTTTAAGTGCTTTAGAATTCGAAGAAATCCCAGATACCCTAAAGCAACAATTAAAAATAGGCGCTAAGTTATTGTCGCCAGTGGGACCTGATTGGGCTCATGTTATGCTAGAAACTATTGAGCGAATCTCTGAAAACGAATATGAGACTAAAGCCTTGCGAGATAATTATTTCATTCCAAAACCAAAGGTAATTCCAGAAGTAGGAACCGAAATCTACCCCGAAAATGAAATTATAGACGAAATTGGAATGAGTTCCATCCCTTTTAAAACAATTAAAACTTTTCCAATTGAAGGCTTGTTAGAGCGCATTGGCGATGCCAAAGTGGTATTGTTAGGTGAGGCTTCGCACGGCACTTCAGAGTTTTATGCGATGCGGCAAGAAATTACCAAAGCACTTATAGAAAAAAAAGGATTCAACCTTGTTTGTGCAGAAGCAGATTGGTCTGATGCAGAGCAAATTAACAATTATGTAAGAGGCCAACATACAGCGCAGGATTGGATGCCTTTTTCACGTTTCCCAGAATGGATGTGGAAAAATAAAGACGTTTTAAATTTTGTAGAATGGCAAAAGAAATACAATACCAAACACCATAATAGTGTCGGATTTTATGGGCTGGATTTATACGGTTTAGAAAACTCCATTGATTTGGTGATTAAATATTTACAGGATATTGATCCGGACTTGGCAACATTAGCAAAATTGCGTTATTCTAGTATGATGCCTTATATGTCAAATCCCACATTATATGGAAAACTAGTAACCAGTAATAAATTGCAAAGTTGCGAAAAAGAAGTGCTAAAAATGCTGTTTGATTTGTTGAAAAATAAAAGTAAACTCAATCATTCTCAAGCCTACTTTAACGCCTACCAAAATGCCACAGTTGTGGTTAATGCAGAGCGGTATTATAAAGCCATGTATTACGGTAGCGCAGAATCTTGGAATTTACGAGATTTTCATATGTTTAGCACCTTAAAATCTTTATTGTCTTATCATGGCAAAGACTCTAAAGCGGTTGTTTGGGCGCACAATTCCCATATTGGTAATGCCTTGGCAACCGAAATGTATGCTCGAGGCGAAATAAATATAGGTCATTTATGCAAGGAGCATTTTGGTTCTAAATCTTATAATATTGGTTTTGGAACACATACAGGAACTGTGGCTGCGGCCAAAAACTGGGACGAAACCATGCAAGTGATGCCTGTAAATAATTCTTTACCAGAAAGCTATGAGTATTTGTGCCACAAAACAAACGTTCCTAATTTTACACTGCCCTTACGAGCAGAACATTCAGAAAAAAATTTAAGAGTATTTTTAAGTACACCTAGACTACAACGTGCAATTGGTGTGGTGTATAGGCCTGAAACAGAATTGAATAGTCATTATTTTAGAACCGCCTTACCTTCTCAATTTGACGAGTATATTTGGTTTAATAAAACAAAAGCCATTACCCCTCTTATAACCAAAACGGAAAAGACTAAACTTGGAAGTCCGCATCCTTTTGGGTTAATTGATAGGTAA
- a CDS encoding pesticidal protein Cry7Aa: MELVTKHGVILDKTNNSFENLGVFNPAVMQERNTVHMFYRAVRDGNFSTIGYCKLAGPLKVVARCKEPLFFPEIPEEFQGVEDPRITKIDDTYYLSYAAYDGINVFGAYATSKDLKTFERQGIITPRFTFEEYSELIKHNYDKISILHSLFYDLFGRYKLQRLMLGKIYVWDKNIIFFPKKINGKFAVLHRLFPSIQILYFNDPSELTEEFWEAYISDLSQHIVLQSEYMHETSHIGGGCPPIETDSGWLFIYHSVQSNSKKLIYHASAALLDLHDPTKVIGRLKKPLFSPTEPYEIEGYVNNVVFPTGTALFNDELYIYYGAADCCVAVASVNINSLLSALKNL, translated from the coding sequence ATGGAATTAGTGACCAAACACGGGGTTATTCTCGACAAAACCAACAACAGTTTTGAAAATTTAGGCGTTTTTAATCCCGCAGTCATGCAAGAACGAAACACAGTACATATGTTTTATCGTGCTGTACGGGATGGTAACTTTTCCACAATAGGATATTGTAAACTAGCAGGTCCTTTAAAAGTAGTCGCGCGTTGTAAAGAACCTCTGTTTTTTCCTGAGATTCCAGAAGAATTTCAAGGTGTTGAAGACCCTAGAATTACCAAAATAGACGATACTTATTACCTCTCTTATGCTGCCTACGATGGGATTAATGTATTTGGTGCCTACGCAACTTCAAAAGATTTAAAAACATTTGAACGACAAGGCATTATTACGCCCAGGTTTACTTTTGAAGAATACTCAGAACTTATAAAACATAATTATGATAAAATTAGTATTCTTCACTCCTTATTCTATGATCTTTTTGGGCGCTATAAGCTTCAACGATTAATGCTGGGTAAAATATATGTGTGGGATAAGAACATTATTTTTTTTCCGAAGAAAATAAACGGAAAATTCGCGGTTTTACATAGACTTTTTCCCTCTATTCAAATCCTTTATTTTAATGATCCTTCTGAGTTGACCGAAGAATTTTGGGAAGCCTATATTTCAGATTTAAGCCAACACATTGTATTACAATCAGAATATATGCACGAAACTAGCCATATTGGAGGTGGTTGTCCGCCGATTGAGACCGATAGTGGTTGGTTATTTATATATCACAGCGTACAGAGTAATTCTAAGAAATTAATATACCACGCTTCGGCAGCTTTATTGGATTTGCATGATCCCACAAAAGTGATTGGCAGACTTAAAAAACCACTATTTTCTCCTACAGAGCCCTATGAAATTGAAGGCTATGTAAATAATGTGGTTTTCCCAACAGGAACAGCTCTTTTTAACGACGAGCTTTATATCTATTATGGCGCTGCAGATTGTTGTGTGGCAGTAGCATCAGTTAATATTAACTCACTATTAAGCGCACTAAAAAATTTATAA
- a CDS encoding YceI family protein, whose amino-acid sequence MKYYFKHAFYWMLLFLLSSCKDSVEKTSNKISVKNQVSKSKPYNLDTLGLSVEWTAYKFTNKVAVQGSFDSCTFEAKSTSGTVEKILNKSTLSIPTASVNSKHPIRDFKLFHCFFEAFNTSEIVGTILKAKEGEGVFRLKMNSISKRIPFTYSILNDTISKHNMIRLFTNINLIDFKGEEALTMLNTDCYELYKGEDGVSKLWPDVDVVIKIPIKP is encoded by the coding sequence ATGAAATATTATTTTAAACATGCTTTTTACTGGATGCTACTTTTTTTATTGAGTTCTTGTAAGGATTCAGTTGAAAAAACATCAAATAAGATCTCTGTTAAAAACCAAGTTTCAAAATCTAAGCCGTATAATTTAGATACATTAGGCCTATCCGTTGAATGGACAGCCTATAAGTTTACCAATAAAGTAGCTGTTCAAGGCAGTTTTGATTCATGTACGTTTGAAGCAAAAAGCACTTCTGGTACGGTTGAAAAAATATTGAATAAATCGACACTATCCATACCAACTGCATCTGTAAACTCTAAACATCCAATACGAGATTTTAAATTGTTTCACTGTTTTTTTGAAGCCTTTAATACTTCAGAAATTGTAGGTACTATTTTAAAAGCGAAAGAAGGTGAAGGTGTTTTTAGATTAAAAATGAATAGTATTTCCAAGAGAATTCCATTTACATATTCAATACTAAACGATACCATTAGTAAACATAATATGATTAGACTTTTTACTAACATAAATTTAATAGATTTTAAAGGCGAAGAAGCCCTTACAATGCTAAATACAGACTGTTACGAACTTTATAAAGGTGAAGATGGCGTGTCTAAACTTTGGCCAGATGTGGATGTGGTTATAAAAATACCCATAAAACCTTAA
- a CDS encoding phosphoribosyltransferase, with amino-acid sequence MVFKDRMEAANLLAEKLKTYKDKNAVILAIPRGGVPLGYVIAKELNLPLEVVLSKKIGHPMHKEFAIGAVTLKTQILSDAASQVSKSYVAEETEKIRALLKKRYQEYYGEKSPLVLKDKILIIVDDGIATGNTMMSTIEMLYKEQPEKIVVAIPVSPKSTLQKLKNLSFIDEVICLSAPSNFQSVGQFYKNFDQVNDTEVKFLLNK; translated from the coding sequence ATGGTATTTAAAGATAGAATGGAAGCCGCTAATTTGTTAGCAGAAAAACTAAAAACTTACAAAGACAAGAACGCTGTAATTTTAGCCATTCCTAGAGGTGGTGTACCTTTAGGCTATGTTATTGCAAAAGAGCTAAATTTACCTTTAGAGGTGGTGCTTTCTAAGAAAATAGGGCATCCAATGCATAAAGAATTTGCCATTGGTGCAGTAACCTTAAAAACCCAGATTTTAAGCGATGCTGCTTCCCAAGTTTCTAAAAGCTATGTTGCGGAAGAAACCGAAAAAATTAGAGCCCTACTCAAAAAACGCTACCAAGAATATTATGGTGAAAAATCACCTCTTGTACTAAAAGATAAGATTTTAATTATTGTAGACGATGGGATTGCTACAGGTAACACCATGATGTCTACCATAGAAATGTTGTACAAAGAACAGCCTGAAAAAATTGTGGTTGCTATTCCTGTATCTCCAAAAAGCACTTTGCAAAAGCTGAAAAACTTATCCTTTATTGATGAGGTTATCTGTCTTTCAGCCCCAAGTAATTTTCAGTCTGTTGGCCAATTTTATAAAAACTTCGATCAAGTTAACGATACAGAAGTTAAATTCTTATTAAACAAGTAA